The genomic DNA AAGGCATTTAAGGGCTTTATATGGATGAGTGCGCCAAATGTGCGCCAAATGTCTAATCAAAAAAACACTTTCACAGAGCCTTCAATTATTAATGAAAGGGATTTATCCAAACGCTGTTATGTAACATTTTACTTAAATGGAGAACGAATAAGGGAATACAATGGTAAAAATGTTGGCATATCACTAAATCCTAATCGTGCTAAGTCAATTGCTGAAAGGCAACAACTATTGAAAAAATTGCTGTTCGAGATTCGCAAGGCTCTCGAAATACACGAATATCCACATTCAACACGTTCGCAAAAGACCGTTGTAGCCAATAAGCCTGGCAAAGGTTCTGAAATGATAGATCCTTCTGCTATCTCGACGTTATTTAAAGCTGTAAAAACCAAACTCCGTTCTAATCTAAGCCTGAAGTATAAAAGAAATCTTAAGACAATTTATCGGCAATTTCGAACTTTTATGAGTAATGAGGAATTAAATGGACCTCTTTCAGCAATTAGCATCGTACGTATAGAGTCTTTTTTGAATCAATACAATTCTACAGGTACTTATTACATGAACAAACGTCGTGATCTTGGCGTCCTATTTACCCTAGCCGCTAAAACGATTAATGTGAATGTAAAAACAGTGCAGGAATCCAGTAAGATTAAATCCAAAGCTAAGCTTCACAAACCTTATGATAAGAGCCAATTAAAACCAATACTTACTTACCTGCTAACTTATAATCCCAAGCTCTACTTATGCTGTCTGCTTACCTATGGCGCTTGGCTTCGCCCGCATGAAGAAGTTCGACTACTTACCAAGGGAGATTTCAAGAAAGACGACACCGAAGTTCATCTATCTGGCGAAGGTAACAAAGGTGGAAAAGTTAGAGTAGTTTACATACCCGAGTATGCTCAAACAGTGATAAAACCAATTTTGGAAGGTTTGAAGAGAAATGAAAACATTTTTAGTTTAAAGAAGGAACCTTTTAATGAGTCATACTTCAATACTGCCTGGAGCAGAGCCTACAAAAGGATGTATGCTTTAGGTCTAATTTATGAAGATCAGACTATATACTCTTTCAGGCATACTGCCGCAATCGAAGTTTATCAAAAAACGAAAGACGTTTATCTGCTTCAAAAGCTGCTTGGTCATTCCTCAATATTAGTCACCCTAAAATACCTTAGAAGTTTAGGCGAATTCAGCACTGATGAGTTGAGAGATGCTGCTCCACAATTATAAGTTTGTAACCTTAAAAACCACCGCAAATCCTTACTAGAACTAACATGGCATCCATAACAACAGCGACAAAGAATAAGCAAATCTTGCTAAGTCTTCGGAACCGTTTTATCAACGATTACAATTTAACAGAGGCAGTAAACAGTTTCTACAATCATTATGCAATTGACTTTGGAGCTGATGGCACTTTCCCTTACACTTTCACTCCAAGTATTATCATTCAAGACAAGCAATTAGAGCAATATATTCACGACTATGAAGACATTGTTAAAGGCCTTGCTTTAAATAATCATCAAAGTGATGAAATCTTTTTTCTGGCAAAAACGTTTGAGAGCTTCTCAAACGAGAAAGAAAAACAAATAATTAAAGAAAATTACCTGAGGGGTAACGGTAAGTTGCTGGTTAGTTTGCTCAAAGCCCCAATAAAAGATTATTCACTTGACAGTATATATCAGGCGTTCGATGATGAGGACTTGTACCCTGATGAGGTCAATAACATCATTCTAAGCTTCCTCACTATTGTTACAAATAAGCCCATTGAATCATTCCTTGATTCAGATAATCAATTAGACTTCTGCAAATTAAGCACTAATGAAGCTTTAAACCTTGTTAAGGAAATCAGAAAGCAAACCAATATAAGAATTGACTTTAGGACAGGTGATAAAGATATAAACATATACATTTCTAAAGACGTATCAACAATCTTTGGATACAAGGAGAATTTTAAATCGAGGTACTGTGAGCCGCAAAGTTCATGGTTCAAAAGGGAGATTTTGACAGATGTTGTTCGGAGACTGTTTAAAGAACAAGAATCTCACAATACCGATTTATACAAACACCTATGTAGGTTGAAGGAAGTTTTTAATCCTAATGCTAAAGAACTCGATAATCTAGTAGGTAATTGGAACAGAGAGAGTCATAAAACACACAATTTCAAAGCATGGTACAATATCCTTAATTCTTATTTAAATAATAACGGGTTACTAATTACTAAAAATAAAACTAACGCTAGAAGAGCTATTCTCTTTCTTCGGTTATCTATTATATTCGGTTTTATTGACGATAGCGGACATTTCGTTCAGCAACCGCTCTACAATCAAGTATCAAAAAGCTTAAAAACGTTTAACCTTAAAGTTTCAGGAACAACCAACTTCTCCCCAATAACACTACTCAATAATATTTTTAAAAACCTGTCCAGTTCTACCAAATATTAAAAAAGGTTAAAGATGAGCAATTTTTTGAAGTAGTTTAACCTTTTAAAGCGCTGTAAAACAGTATTCTAAGTTTTTTATTTTTTGATGTATCGTTAACTTTGTACCTCACAAATAGCAGAAGACGAGCGCTCGTTTGATGTTTAATAATAAATTAAATAACAAACATGTCAAATCTATTAAATGAGCTGCTAGGTAGCAGCAAAGCTCTGGACGAGCAAAAAGGATTCGTATTTTTCAATGATGAACACCCTGAAGGGTATACATCTAAAGAAAGTTTTTTAGCAAGCTTGAGAAAGCAAAAAAATGGTAAAAAGGCTTTCAGGGTCGGTCACACCAAGACAATGTTCGATAATATGGCCCTTGGTCGAGGCTTACTTTCTGAGCCAACCCTTTCGAACGAAGATGGTGAGCAAGTTATATGGATTAGGTTCGGCTATGGCAAAACGAAGCAGAATCTTCAAATCCTAAATGAATGCGGTATGTACGACTTCATTATGGATTATGCTCATGGGCGTATCCAAAACGTACCAACTTTTGAAAAGCTAATCAATAGTATTAGCCAACAGTAATTTCCTCTGAGGGTGGTTAGTCAACCACCCTCTCATTTCAACACTATCATATCCAGTGAAGTCATTGACGACTATCAGATATCTATTATTAAAAAAAATGAATAAAAGCAGTTATAAATTCCTTAAAATAGGGAAAGAACAGTACTTAAAGGACATAATGGATTGTATTCCCTCAAATGTCATTTTATTTAAAGTATTAACCGGCATTGGAGCAACGACTTTGGAAATAGAATACCTTCTCCGGCACAGCATCATAATTGAACCCAACCTTCCAGTTATAAAAGGGAAATGTAAGAAATACAACAAGTCAAAGAAAAACCCAACCGTTTTAGGTGTTTATGAAGGAGTTACAGTAGACATGATTGTTGATTATTTACAATCTGACAATAAAGCTAAAAAGATAATCACTACTCCTGAATCTTATTTCAAAGTAAAACAGGCTTTTGAAGAACTTGCAATTAATATATACTCACATAGCTTTATGCTATTTGACGAATGTGAGCGAGTTGTGCAAGACGTTGGCTACCGTGAAAAGATTGCCTTACCAATGAAGGATTTCTTTCTATTTACACACAAAGCATTCATTTCAGCAACGCCTATAATCCCGAGTGATCCTAACTTTCTGTTACAGAAGTTTGATATATTTAACATAAAACCAACGTTTGATTACAAAGAGCAGATAACAGTTATAGACACTAATAATGTTCATTACACTCTCGCTAAGTTTTTTCAAGAAAACAGGCGAGACCAATATTTTATCTTCTTTAATTCAACGGATGCAATCGCATCTTTAATCCAGAGCTTAAATATTCTTGACGATAGTGCAGTTTTTTGTGCTAGGGAAAGCAAAGGTAAGCTGAAGGTAAATGGCTTTAAGCATTTAAGTACAGATATTGGTCCTTTTCAAAAATACAATTTCTTTACCAGTAGGTTCTTCTCGGCTGTTGATATAGATAACGTCTTAAATCCAACTATTATCATTATATCTGATCTTGTTACTGCTGCCCATTCTACCATAGACCCTTGTAGTGAATCTATTCAAATTATTGGGCGGTTCAGGAAAGTCGACGGTTTTGATTCTAAAAAGGAAGTGATCCACATAACCAATATTGATCCAGAATTGAAAGCAAAATCTGAACAAGAATGTGTCGATGATTTTAAGGTTGGGCATAGTACATATCAAACATTGAAACGTTTACATGATGCCACTACCACATCTTATGGTCGTGAAGTTATGAAAGAGGCGTTGACTAGAATTGAGTTTGCTAAGTACATCAACCTGGATGGCGAGATTAATTACTTTATGCAAGATAATACAGTTTATGAAGAGCGAAAGAAAGGTTACTACCAATCGGTTCAATCTTTATTGACAATATACAAAGATTCTAAGCATTTCAAGATGAAAGCAAAATCGGAATGGTATTCCTTTTCTGACTTGGATAGAAAAAGAACTGATAAGCAAGCGCGTTTAAAAACTGTTTTCGAGGTTGTAATGCCAGCTATTAAAGAACTTTATGATAAAAAAGATCAGACAACTTTTATATGGCAACTTCAGCTGCAAAGTCTAAAAGATGAATTTTCTCAAGTTTTTGATGCTTTTGACAAAATAGGACTTGAAGAGGCGAAAGCCCTTGAGTTTGACCACGTCAAAATCAGGAAGGCAATACAGCAAAAGGAGATTAGCAGTCAAAAAAGTCACTTCGGCTTTCTCGGATCTATAGAGAGTAATTTTCATGAAGGTGAAAGCTATTCGTCACAACAGATCATGTACAAGTTAAGAGCGGGTATGGCAGAGCATAACTTAAAGCTGCTGACTCCTGGGGTTAAGTTGCTGAAGGAGTATTGCCAACTCTCCGACAGAATAACCATTGGTCGCAATTCTGATGGTAAAGAGGTAAAAGGTTATAAATTAATCAAGATACTGAATAAAGCTAAAAGATAAGTTCTGCTACAGACATTTGAAAATTAGGGGTTTTTATACCCTTAATTATTAGTGTAGCAAGAACAAAAAGCCCCTTAATAGATATATAAGTTTTTAATAAAAAATTATAATGCAAATTTTAAATTATACAGGCCTTTACGTCGGTTTGACAAATATAGCAGGACAACCGACGCGAATACTGCCTCCTCAAGGAAGAGCTAGAATGGAAATTGATGGTACTGATTTCAAACAAACTGTTGACGGGGTTCCTATTTATAAAGTAAATCATAAAAGGATAAAAGGATTACCTGAACCAGATCCCAATAATGAAAGATTTTACATAATTTCGAAAGAAGTGGCAAGCTACATATCGAAACGTAGATATGATTTATTAGTCGCTGAAGAGCCATTTCAATGGGCCGGAGACACGTTTTATAGACGTTTGGTATCTGTCTCCACTAGTCAAAAAGGTTAATATATGAAGTATAAAGCTGCCTAGTGCAGCTTTTTTTTGCCCTGTCGACACATTCATTTAAAAGGCTAGCCTTGTAATACGATAGCCAAAACTCTTTTTATAAAATATCCCCCCTGGCATCTAAGAAATACATCCCTTTTACTTTTTTTGTGTTTTTTTAGAATAAAAGTTGTGCTTTGAGCACTCACACCGCTTAGATTTTACCCCCTCTCTGGTTGCTGATAGGAAACGAAAAGTTATCATGGTATTTAAGCTGTAAGGCTGGCTCAATCCTTCGGATTTCGTCACCTATATACAGCCTTGCTGAAGACTTCAATCTTCACTATGAATACTGCCTCAACAGCTCACATTCGTGAGCTCCCATGCTGTCCTAAGCTAATTGTCAATCAATTTAACACACCCATTCTCCATGAAAGAAGTATCAGAAATCAACAAAAAAGAAAATTCAAATCTGGCTCGAACAAGAAAGTCAAAGATCGGTAAGCGTTGGAAGCAAATTAAGCCAAGGAGTCATCCTAATAATTATTACCAAACAGTCCGGGTCATCATCAACAATTACCTGCGTATTTTAGAGATAGTCAAAACAGAGTACCTGCAGCTTGGAGAACGCTTTTTTGAGAAAGACCTGTTGCATGATCCTTCAGACCCTTTTACCCTTTACAAATTCTTTACGACTAATTTCTATTGGTACCTGGAATGTGACCTGCTTTTTAACATGAACATCTACTATACCTATAATGATTGTCCATACGATTACAAGGTAAACGACCTCATAAGCAGGTACACGTTAGCTGCAATTCCAAAAAGGCAGCATACGGACTTAGATGATTACATGAAAGGCACAATAGGATTTCAGGGAACACAGCTGATATTTCAGAAGAAAGTAGGAGAGGATTACTCATTACGTAGCAAAATGCTCACGCTATGATTGCAGGCATACTCTGCTTGCAAGTGACTAGTTAAAAGGTAACTGCTGCAGTTGCCTATTTTATAACACTCAAATGCTTGGTCTGTCGACCAGGCATTTCTCATTTTAATAGGACACCATTAAATATTAACAAAATAATCATGAATCAGAAAAAACAACCTAATCAAGCTCAGTTACCTTATAATGCCGAGGTGACAAAGGCGTACCACAAGGTATTAAAGTTTGCAAAGCAAATGATTTCCACATTGCCCGCTTATGAAGCTCGATGCACATTAGAGCTAAATGAGAAACATGCATTTTCAGAGCTTAAAATTCACCAGTTCGTATCACCAATGCTTTACCTCAGCCTGGAAGTAGGCGAACAGGACAGTTATTACATTCACTTTGGCTATGAACAGTTTGATTCAGAAAGCAGGCTTGCAGATTTCTCATCAAAATTTGTTCGTGCTATCTATCGGTTAACTTCAAGACAAGCTACCACAATCGATATTGAAGATTGCGTTCACACCAATAATCTGATAACAACCTGTTCAGAGTTATACGAGGTAATAGAAGATTCAGCTTACAACAAGCATGTTTTTAAAGAAATACCGTACAGACCAAAAAATGTAAAAAGAAAATTGATGAGAGCAGTCGGTTGACGGTAGGAGTTTCGGCTCCTACTTAAAAGGCGCATCTGGTAAAAAGTCTTTTACTGAGCACTTAAAAATTAACGCAAGCTTATTAAGGTGATTAAGGTTGTACTTAGTTGGGGATTTAGAACTTTCTGCTTGCCCAATAAAACCATTTGAAACATCTAATCTTACAGCAAGCTCAGATTGAGACATCTCTAATGATTCTCTTTTTTCTTTGACCTTGTTAATTACAAAAGCTTCAATCTCAGTTTTTAAACTCGTCGTCATCAACAACGAAAGAATAAAAACAAAGCCCACGGAACACTTAGTAATAACTAAGTATTATTATCTTAGTCAAAAATCTTTATCAAGAAAATGAAATCAATATTCTTCTTACTCATTTCCCTTCTCTTATCAACCGTCTGCTTCTCACAAACATTTAAAATTACCGATGTTGTGGCACCAGATAAATATTATAAAGAGGCTACAAGTCGCTACTTAGGAAAGAATTTAACATTGAATGTTTATGATAATAGTGCATCAATTTCAATAGGAAAGTTATCTATGGTTTTAAAGAAAAGGGCCG from Mucilaginibacter terrenus includes the following:
- a CDS encoding tyrosine-type recombinase/integrase, yielding MSAPNVRQMSNQKNTFTEPSIINERDLSKRCYVTFYLNGERIREYNGKNVGISLNPNRAKSIAERQQLLKKLLFEIRKALEIHEYPHSTRSQKTVVANKPGKGSEMIDPSAISTLFKAVKTKLRSNLSLKYKRNLKTIYRQFRTFMSNEELNGPLSAISIVRIESFLNQYNSTGTYYMNKRRDLGVLFTLAAKTINVNVKTVQESSKIKSKAKLHKPYDKSQLKPILTYLLTYNPKLYLCCLLTYGAWLRPHEEVRLLTKGDFKKDDTEVHLSGEGNKGGKVRVVYIPEYAQTVIKPILEGLKRNENIFSLKKEPFNESYFNTAWSRAYKRMYALGLIYEDQTIYSFRHTAAIEVYQKTKDVYLLQKLLGHSSILVTLKYLRSLGEFSTDELRDAAPQL
- a CDS encoding DEAD/DEAH box helicase family protein, with product MNKSSYKFLKIGKEQYLKDIMDCIPSNVILFKVLTGIGATTLEIEYLLRHSIIIEPNLPVIKGKCKKYNKSKKNPTVLGVYEGVTVDMIVDYLQSDNKAKKIITTPESYFKVKQAFEELAINIYSHSFMLFDECERVVQDVGYREKIALPMKDFFLFTHKAFISATPIIPSDPNFLLQKFDIFNIKPTFDYKEQITVIDTNNVHYTLAKFFQENRRDQYFIFFNSTDAIASLIQSLNILDDSAVFCARESKGKLKVNGFKHLSTDIGPFQKYNFFTSRFFSAVDIDNVLNPTIIIISDLVTAAHSTIDPCSESIQIIGRFRKVDGFDSKKEVIHITNIDPELKAKSEQECVDDFKVGHSTYQTLKRLHDATTTSYGREVMKEALTRIEFAKYINLDGEINYFMQDNTVYEERKKGYYQSVQSLLTIYKDSKHFKMKAKSEWYSFSDLDRKRTDKQARLKTVFEVVMPAIKELYDKKDQTTFIWQLQLQSLKDEFSQVFDAFDKIGLEEAKALEFDHVKIRKAIQQKEISSQKSHFGFLGSIESNFHEGESYSSQQIMYKLRAGMAEHNLKLLTPGVKLLKEYCQLSDRITIGRNSDGKEVKGYKLIKILNKAKR
- a CDS encoding helix-turn-helix domain-containing protein, which produces MTTSLKTEIEAFVINKVKEKRESLEMSQSELAVRLDVSNGFIGQAESSKSPTKYNLNHLNKLALIFKCSVKDFLPDAPFK